A genomic window from Bdellovibrio sp. SKB1291214 includes:
- the recR gene encoding recombination mediator RecR, with translation MSRLPGIGPKTAQRLAYFILKSENEFPERLSEALLRVRAEVHDCPRCFNFTDADLCRYCQDVHRADDALCVVEEPSDIMRIESSGAFRGRYHVLHGAISPLEGIGPKELKIHELIDRVDAGLRGDGPVIKEIILALDADLEGDTTILYLAKQLQGKGLKLSRIAHGVPIGSDIDFIDDRTMGRALQNRVEL, from the coding sequence ATGAGCCGTCTGCCCGGTATCGGGCCCAAGACTGCTCAACGTTTGGCCTATTTCATTCTTAAATCAGAGAATGAATTCCCCGAGCGTTTGAGTGAAGCACTTCTTCGTGTGCGCGCGGAAGTTCACGACTGCCCTCGTTGCTTCAACTTTACGGATGCAGATCTTTGCCGTTATTGCCAAGATGTTCACCGTGCTGATGATGCTCTTTGTGTGGTGGAAGAACCTTCAGATATCATGCGCATTGAATCTTCGGGTGCTTTCCGTGGCCGTTACCATGTTTTGCATGGTGCGATCTCTCCACTGGAAGGTATCGGACCTAAAGAACTCAAAATCCATGAATTGATCGACCGAGTGGACGCAGGTTTGCGCGGTGACGGCCCCGTGATCAAGGAAATCATCCTTGCATTGGACGCAGATCTTGAAGGCGATACGACGATTTTGTACCTTGCTAAACAGTTGCAGGGTAAAGGATTGAAACTTTCTCGCATTGCCCATGGAGTTCCTATTGGCAGCGACATCGATTTCATAGATGATAGAACTATGGGTCGTGCCCTGCAAAATAGAGTGGAGCTGTAA
- a CDS encoding YbaB/EbfC family nucleoid-associated protein: MKGLGGGMAALMKQANQMQMKMKKAQEELAKAEYEASTGGGAVTVKVNGDHMITSLKISADVMKDGDVEMLQDMIVSATNEAVKKARDTSSKEMEKITGGMNIPGMF; encoded by the coding sequence ATGAAAGGCCTTGGCGGCGGAATGGCAGCTTTGATGAAGCAAGCCAATCAAATGCAAATGAAAATGAAAAAAGCCCAAGAAGAACTTGCTAAAGCTGAATACGAAGCAAGCACTGGCGGCGGCGCAGTTACTGTTAAAGTGAACGGCGATCACATGATCACTTCTTTGAAAATCAGCGCTGACGTTATGAAAGACGGCGATGTTGAAATGCTTCAAGACATGATCGTATCTGCAACTAACGAAGCAGTTAAAAAAGCTCGTGATACTTCTTCCAAAGAAATGGAAAAGATCACTGGCGGCATGAACATCCCAGGGATGTTCTAG
- the dnaX gene encoding DNA polymerase III subunit gamma/tau — translation MSYQVIARKWRPQSFTDVVGQNHITQTLANALKNNRLPHALLFTGPRGTGKTSSARILAKALRCPNAVNFVPCNTCDSCREIATGSSVDVMEIDGASNNGVDSIRELRETVAFMPTSGKYKIYIIDEVHMLSTSAFNALLKTLEEPPGHVIFIMATTEVHKIPQTILSRCQRFDFRRITTRQITERLKLICDQEGVPAEEEALWVIARQGDGSMRDSQSLLDQVITFANGPLTRQNVVEILGLTDRALLFETLTALVERSSQNILKVIEKISTAGFEPHLFSQDLLEMIRNLLLVKVSETQAAQILEMPDTELQALNDLSQRLSEEDIHMLFDMALKGGSDIPRAQDPRIVLEVILLRMASAPKLADLKTLLANGPQASNSAGGTRPYVPPVALPVHGHERLKESQSVPEVPSGLEKMKAAFDGPTKKTTETKPATPAPTPATVAEVVPEAPKMATGANATERWVHFVELVRQDDALFAAKIENLLFVKEEGKLLTLGVPTKLVFLKDQMADTSVRKKVQGFIDSYWGAGYSFEVLMKGDQVGESAQALQQKKVQLAEDEIRNKIAENPMVKAAQDAFQGKIKSIVELKRDNAPKK, via the coding sequence TTGTCTTATCAGGTGATTGCGCGCAAATGGCGTCCCCAATCTTTCACTGACGTTGTCGGACAGAATCATATTACCCAAACTCTGGCGAACGCGCTTAAGAACAACCGTCTTCCTCACGCACTGCTTTTCACAGGTCCTCGTGGTACTGGTAAAACTTCATCAGCTCGTATCTTAGCAAAGGCTTTGCGTTGCCCGAATGCGGTGAATTTTGTTCCGTGCAACACGTGTGATTCTTGCCGTGAAATTGCTACGGGTTCTAGCGTTGATGTTATGGAAATCGACGGAGCTTCAAACAACGGTGTGGATTCCATCCGTGAGCTTCGCGAAACCGTGGCATTCATGCCTACAAGCGGTAAATACAAAATTTATATCATCGACGAAGTTCACATGCTTTCGACAAGTGCCTTCAACGCCCTTCTAAAAACTTTGGAAGAGCCGCCAGGTCACGTGATCTTTATCATGGCAACAACCGAAGTTCACAAAATCCCACAGACGATTTTGTCCCGTTGCCAACGTTTTGATTTCCGCAGAATCACCACACGCCAAATCACTGAACGCTTAAAGCTGATCTGTGATCAAGAAGGCGTACCTGCGGAAGAGGAAGCTCTATGGGTTATCGCTCGTCAGGGTGATGGTTCCATGCGTGATTCACAAAGTTTGTTGGACCAAGTAATTACCTTTGCGAATGGTCCCCTAACTCGTCAAAACGTGGTGGAGATTTTGGGTCTTACGGATCGCGCCTTGTTGTTTGAAACACTGACGGCTTTGGTGGAACGCAGCTCTCAAAATATTCTGAAAGTGATCGAGAAAATTTCCACAGCGGGTTTCGAACCGCATTTATTCTCTCAAGATTTGTTGGAAATGATCCGCAACCTTCTGTTGGTTAAAGTCTCTGAAACTCAAGCCGCCCAAATTCTGGAAATGCCAGACACGGAACTGCAAGCGTTGAACGATTTGTCGCAACGTTTGTCTGAAGAAGACATCCACATGCTCTTCGACATGGCATTAAAAGGCGGCAGCGATATTCCTCGTGCGCAAGATCCTCGTATTGTGCTTGAAGTGATCTTGCTTCGCATGGCGTCTGCGCCGAAGCTTGCTGACCTAAAGACTCTTTTGGCAAATGGTCCTCAAGCCTCTAACAGCGCAGGTGGTACCAGGCCCTATGTTCCGCCAGTAGCTCTTCCCGTTCATGGTCATGAGCGACTGAAGGAATCTCAATCTGTACCTGAAGTTCCATCAGGTTTAGAAAAAATGAAGGCAGCCTTTGACGGCCCCACTAAAAAAACTACGGAAACAAAACCCGCGACTCCCGCACCGACACCTGCCACCGTTGCAGAGGTAGTACCTGAAGCCCCAAAAATGGCGACAGGTGCAAATGCGACAGAACGTTGGGTCCATTTTGTGGAGTTAGTGCGCCAAGACGACGCCTTGTTTGCGGCAAAGATCGAAAACCTTCTGTTCGTTAAGGAAGAGGGCAAACTTTTAACGTTGGGTGTTCCGACAAAATTGGTCTTCCTAAAGGACCAAATGGCTGACACTTCTGTGCGTAAAAAGGTGCAAGGATTTATTGATTCGTACTGGGGTGCTGGGTATTCTTTTGAAGTATTAATGAAGGGTGATCAGGTCGGCGAATCCGCTCAGGCTCTGCAGCAAAAGAAAGTGCAGCTGGCTGAAGATGAGATCCGCAACAAGATTGCCGAAAACCCGATGGTGAAAGCTGCTCAGGATGCATTCCAGGGCAAAATCAAATCCATCGTAGAACTAAAGCGCGACAACGCGCCTAAAAAGTAA
- a CDS encoding DUF6789 family protein, whose product MNVLFRGFWASTMATSTMTYSLFEAFKNLTLRDRVKPLPQAQVATTVMNKMNLTQKLNSEGRQEASMVAHYGYGAVFGVAYALLASKVPGNPVVKGGLFGLGVWAASYFGIIPALNLEPKDRKQTPQRKAMIIGAHVVWGVSMAIAENSLKKRGTQMFDAKYRT is encoded by the coding sequence ATGAACGTCTTATTTCGAGGCTTTTGGGCCAGCACGATGGCAACCAGTACGATGACTTATTCACTGTTCGAGGCCTTCAAAAATCTCACACTGCGCGACCGCGTGAAACCACTGCCCCAAGCTCAGGTCGCAACCACGGTGATGAACAAAATGAATCTCACCCAAAAATTAAACTCTGAAGGACGACAAGAGGCTTCGATGGTGGCGCATTATGGGTATGGCGCCGTCTTTGGCGTCGCTTATGCCCTTCTGGCTTCAAAGGTTCCTGGTAACCCCGTAGTCAAAGGTGGACTTTTCGGATTAGGTGTATGGGCAGCAAGTTACTTTGGTATTATTCCCGCCCTTAATCTTGAACCTAAAGATCGGAAACAAACCCCGCAGCGTAAAGCCATGATTATTGGCGCTCACGTAGTTTGGGGAGTCAGTATGGCTATCGCCGAAAACTCTTTGAAAAAAAGAGGAACGCAAATGTTCGATGCAAAATATCGCACTTAA
- a CDS encoding YceI family protein — MTTAKFQIDPSHSSANFSIKHMMIAKVHGGFEKISGTLSLDSSDITKSVIEASIEAASINTREAQRDAHLKSADFFDVEKYPTITFKSSKVERAGDEELKVTGALTIHGVTKEVVLEVEGPSAEHTDPWGNTKIAISAKTKIKRKDFGLNWNAALEAGGVLVGDDVAITLDIQFAKEK; from the coding sequence ATGACTACAGCAAAATTCCAAATCGACCCATCCCATTCTTCTGCAAACTTTTCTATCAAACACATGATGATCGCTAAAGTACATGGTGGCTTCGAAAAAATCAGCGGGACCCTTTCATTGGATTCTTCAGACATCACTAAATCTGTGATCGAAGCATCGATTGAAGCGGCAAGTATTAATACTCGCGAAGCACAGCGTGATGCCCATTTAAAAAGTGCCGACTTCTTTGATGTGGAGAAATATCCAACGATCACTTTTAAATCTTCTAAAGTGGAACGCGCAGGCGATGAAGAACTGAAAGTCACTGGCGCTTTGACGATTCACGGAGTGACGAAAGAAGTCGTACTTGAAGTTGAAGGCCCATCAGCAGAACACACAGACCCATGGGGCAATACTAAAATTGCAATTTCTGCGAAAACTAAAATCAAACGTAAAGATTTTGGTTTGAACTGGAATGCGGCTCTTGAGGCGGGTGGTGTACTCGTTGGTGACGATGTTGCAATCACTCTAGATATTCAGTTTGCTAAAGAAAAATAA
- a CDS encoding VOC family protein, with translation MIDHIQLVVKDLESSKKFYLPIFETLQIPVGGQGPDFFWVDELFVSTKESKAATGSLTGRVHLAFQAKDRAMVDKFYEVAMKSGGKDNGKPGERPYHPGYYGAFVIDPDGNNIEAVFHGPAKKSSEAIKITF, from the coding sequence TTGATTGATCACATTCAGTTAGTCGTTAAAGATCTAGAGTCCTCTAAAAAATTCTACTTACCGATCTTTGAAACATTACAAATTCCCGTCGGTGGACAAGGGCCCGACTTTTTTTGGGTGGATGAGCTCTTTGTATCTACGAAGGAAAGCAAAGCAGCGACAGGTTCGTTAACGGGACGTGTACATTTGGCATTTCAAGCTAAGGATCGTGCTATGGTTGATAAGTTCTATGAGGTAGCAATGAAATCCGGTGGAAAAGACAACGGTAAACCCGGCGAGCGCCCCTACCACCCAGGGTATTATGGAGCCTTCGTGATCGATCCTGATGGGAATAACATCGAAGCCGTATTCCATGGCCCTGCAAAAAAATCCAGCGAAGCAATCAAGATCACCTTCTAG
- a CDS encoding isocitrate dehydrogenase (NADP(+)), with protein sequence MKKIKVANPVVELDGDEMTRIIWKFIKEKLILPYLDIDIKYFDLGMEHRDATNDQVTVDSAEAIKKYNVGIKCATITPDEARVKEFNLKQMWKSPNGTIRNILDGTVFREPIICKNVPRLVPNWTAPICIGRHAFGDQYRATDFVTKGKGKLTVTFQPENGGETITHEVYNFKGDGVALTMYNTDESIKGFAHSCFNMALQKKWPLYLSTKNTILKKYDGRFKDIFEEIYQKEFKAKFEAAGITYEHRLIDDMVASALKWNGNFVWACKNYDGDVQSDTVAQGFGSLGLMTSVLVTPDGKTMEAEAAHGTVTRHYRQHQQGKPTSTNPIASIFAWTRGLEHRGNLDSNPELVKFAQTLEKVCVETVEAGFMTKDLAVCIYGDKVPADKYMNTEPFLNKLDENLKKALSM encoded by the coding sequence ATGAAAAAAATCAAAGTTGCGAATCCCGTTGTTGAACTCGACGGCGACGAAATGACTCGTATTATCTGGAAATTTATCAAAGAAAAATTGATCCTTCCTTACCTAGACATCGACATCAAGTACTTCGATTTGGGCATGGAACATCGTGATGCTACTAACGACCAAGTAACTGTTGATTCAGCTGAAGCGATCAAAAAGTACAACGTTGGTATCAAATGCGCGACGATCACTCCAGACGAAGCACGCGTTAAAGAATTCAACTTGAAACAAATGTGGAAATCACCAAACGGTACAATCCGTAACATCTTGGACGGTACAGTTTTCCGTGAACCAATCATTTGTAAAAACGTTCCTCGTTTGGTTCCTAACTGGACAGCACCAATCTGTATCGGCCGTCACGCATTCGGTGATCAATACCGTGCAACAGATTTCGTAACTAAAGGTAAAGGTAAATTGACTGTTACTTTCCAACCTGAAAACGGTGGCGAAACAATCACTCATGAAGTTTACAACTTTAAAGGTGATGGTGTTGCTTTGACTATGTACAACACTGACGAATCCATCAAAGGTTTCGCACACTCTTGCTTCAACATGGCTCTTCAAAAGAAATGGCCTTTGTACCTTTCAACAAAAAACACAATTTTGAAAAAGTACGATGGTCGCTTCAAAGATATCTTCGAAGAAATCTATCAAAAAGAATTCAAAGCTAAATTTGAAGCTGCTGGCATCACTTACGAACACCGTTTGATCGATGACATGGTTGCATCCGCGTTGAAATGGAATGGTAACTTCGTATGGGCTTGTAAGAACTACGATGGTGACGTTCAGTCAGACACAGTGGCTCAAGGTTTCGGTTCCCTGGGCTTGATGACTTCAGTTCTTGTAACTCCAGATGGTAAAACAATGGAAGCAGAAGCTGCCCACGGAACAGTGACTCGTCACTACCGTCAACATCAACAAGGTAAACCAACGTCTACAAATCCAATCGCTTCTATCTTTGCTTGGACTCGTGGTCTTGAGCACCGCGGAAACTTGGATTCTAATCCTGAACTAGTTAAGTTCGCTCAAACTTTGGAAAAAGTTTGCGTTGAAACTGTTGAAGCTGGCTTCATGACTAAAGACCTTGCGGTTTGTATCTATGGCGATAAAGTTCCTGCAGATAAATACATGAACACAGAGCCGTTCTTGAACAAACTTGATGAGAACTTGAAAAAAGCTCTATCAATGTAA